A portion of the Polycladomyces subterraneus genome contains these proteins:
- a CDS encoding urease accessory protein UreD, with product MGSWTGYLRAAFAKKGEKSLLRDAYFEGTLKITKPVYLDENGQACVYLMNPGGGYLDGDSYRMEVLLEEGAEVLLTTQSSTKVYKTPHCPVLQETEMNLKKGSFLEYVPDPVIAYAHARFMQRTIVRMEQGASLVCAEVFTPGWAPDGSWFRYDLLKSRMDVYMEDQLVLYDHLKLEPDRGDMQGLGYMEGFSHLGSLIAIQEGIDAGFVERIHRLLEPFSGVKIGLSMLMVPGLALRVLAQCTQDVETIFDLCRGILRENRWGTTTSFLRKY from the coding sequence ATGGGAAGCTGGACGGGTTATCTGCGGGCAGCATTCGCCAAAAAGGGAGAAAAAAGCTTGTTGCGGGATGCCTATTTCGAAGGAACGCTCAAAATCACGAAACCGGTCTATCTGGACGAGAACGGTCAAGCATGCGTTTATCTCATGAACCCTGGAGGTGGATATCTGGACGGCGATTCATACCGGATGGAAGTACTTTTGGAAGAGGGAGCGGAAGTTCTTCTCACGACGCAATCTTCCACCAAAGTTTACAAGACCCCTCATTGTCCGGTTTTGCAGGAAACAGAGATGAATTTGAAAAAGGGTAGTTTCTTGGAGTATGTTCCGGACCCTGTCATTGCATATGCGCATGCGCGTTTTATGCAGCGAACCATCGTACGGATGGAACAGGGGGCATCGTTGGTCTGTGCCGAGGTGTTCACACCCGGGTGGGCTCCGGATGGTTCTTGGTTTCGCTATGACTTGCTGAAATCCCGGATGGACGTGTACATGGAGGATCAGCTTGTCTTATATGATCATTTGAAGTTGGAACCGGATCGGGGGGATATGCAGGGCCTTGGGTATATGGAGGGTTTTTCGCACCTGGGTTCGTTGATTGCCATTCAGGAAGGAATCGATGCCGGGTTTGTTGAACGCATTCACCGACTGCTTGAGCCGTTCTCCGGAGTGAAAATCGGGTTGTCCATGCTGATGGTTCCGGGGTTGGCTCTCCGTGTATTGGCCCAATGTACACAGGATGTGGAAACGATTTTCGATCTCTGCCGCGGGATCCTGCGGGAAAACAGGTGGGGCACAACAACGTCATTTTTACGAAAATATTGA